A stretch of Mustela nigripes isolate SB6536 chromosome 6, MUSNIG.SB6536, whole genome shotgun sequence DNA encodes these proteins:
- the MARS1 gene encoding methionine--tRNA ligase, cytoplasmic isoform X1: MRLFVSEGAPGSLPVLAAAGRAQGRAELLISTVGPEECVVPFLTRPKVPVLQLDSGNYLFSTSAICRFFFLLSGWEQDDLTNQWLEWEATELQPALSAALYYLVVQGKKGEDVLGLVRRALTHIDQSLSRRSCPFLAGETESLADVVLWGALYPLLQDPAYLPEELGALHSWFQTLSSQEPCQRAAETVLKQQGVLALRPYLQKQPQPGSFEGRAVSNEPEEEELATLSEEEISMAVTAWEKGLENLPPLRPQQNPVLPVAGERNVLITSALPYVNNVPHLGNIIGCVLSADVFARYSRLRQWNTLYLCGTDEYGTATETKAMEEGLTPQEICDKYHAIHANIYRWFNISFDIFGRTTTPQQTKITQDIFQRLLTRGFVLEDTVEQLRCERCARFLADRFVEGVCPFCGYEEARGDQCDKCGKLINAIELKKPQCKVCRSCPVVKSSRHLFLDLPKLEKRLEEWLGKTLPGSDWTPNARFIIRSWLRDGLKPRCITRDLKWGTPVPLKGFEDKVFYVWFDATIGYLSITANYTDQWERWWKNPEQVNLYQFMAKDNVPFHGLVFPCSALGAEDNYTLVSHLIATEYLNYEDGKFSKSRGVGVFGDMAQDTGIPADIWRFYLLYIRPEGQDSAFSWTDMLLKNNSELLNNLGNFINRAGMFVSKFFGGYVPEMVLTSDDRRLVAHVTLELQHYHQLLEKVRIREALRSILTISRHGNQYIQVNEPWKRIKGSEADRQRAGTVTGLAVNIAALLSVMLQPYMPTVSATIQAQLQLPLPACSILLTNFLCTLPAGHQIGTVSPLFQKLENDQIESLRQRFGGGQAQVPPMPVVVEAAATAAPRQVQVLMDEVARQGNIVRELKAQKADKNQVAAEVAKLLDLKKQLALAEGKPLETPKGKKKK; encoded by the exons ATGAGACTGTTCGTGAGCGAGGGCGCCCCGGGGAGCCTGCCGGTGCTGGCCGCGGcgggcagggcccagggcagagcGGAGCTGCTTATCAGCACCGTAGGCCCCGAAG AGTGCGTGGTCCCGTTCCTGACACGGCCTAAGGTGCCTGTTTTGCAACTCGATAGTGGCAACTACCTCTTCTCCACTAGTGCGATCTGCAG ATTCTTCTTTCTGTTATCTGGCTGGGAGCAAGACGACCTCACGAACCAGTGGCTGGAATGGGAAGCTACAGAGCTGCAG CCAGCTTTGTCTGCTGCCCTGTACTATTTAGTGGTCCAAGGCAAGAAGGGGGAAGATGTTCTTGGCCTAGTCCGGAGAGCCCTAACTCACATTGACCAAAGCTTGAGTCGTCGGAGCTGTCCTTTCCTAGCTGGG GAGACAGAATCTCTAGCTGACGTGGTTTTGTGGGGAGCTCTCTACCCATTACTTCAAGACCCAGCCTACCTCCCTG AGGAATTGGGTGCCCTGCACAGCTGGTTCCAGACCCTGAGTTCTCAGGAGCCATGTCAGAGAGCTGCAGAGACTGTGCTGAAGCAGCAGGGTGTCCTGGCCCTCCGGCCCTACCTCCAGAAGCAGCCCCAGCCTGGCTCCTTTGAGGGGAGGGCTGTCAGCAATGAGCCTGAG GAGGAGGAGCTGGCTACTCTCTCTGAGGAGGAGATCTCCATGGCTGTAACTGCTTGGGAGAAGGGCCTGGAAAACTTGCCTCCACTTCGGCCACAGCAGAATCCTGT GCTGCCTGTGGCTGGGGAGAGGAATGTGCTCATCACTAGCGCCCTCCCATATGTCAACAATGTCCCACACCTTGGAAACATCATTGGTTGCGTGCTGAGTGCTGACGTCTTTGCCAG GTACTCCCGCCTCCGCCAGTGGAACACCCTCTATCTGTGTGGGACAGATGAGTACGGTACGGCGACAGAAACCAAGGCTATGGAGGAGGGTTTGACCCCCCAGGAGATCTGTGACAAGTACCATGCCATACATGCCAACATCTACCGCTGGTTTAATATCTCATTTGATATTTTTGGTCGTACCACTACTCCACAGCAGACCAA AATCACGCAGGACATCTTCCAGCGGTTGTTGACCCGAGGTTTCGTGCTGGAAGACACTGTGGAGCAGCTGCGGTGTGAACGCTGTGCCCGCTTCCTGGCTGACCGCTTCGTGGAGGGCGTGTGTCCCTTCTGTGGCTACGAGGAGGCCCGGGGTGACCAGTGTGACAAGTGTGGCAAGCTCATCAATGCCATTGAGCTCAAG AAGCCTCAGTGTAAAGTCTGTCGGTCCTGCCCTGTGGTGAAGTCCTCTCGGCACCTGTTCCTGGACCTGCCTAAG CTGGAAAAACGACTGGAGGAGTGGTTGGGGAAGACATTACCTGGCAGTGACTGGACACCCAATGCCCGGTTCATTATTCGTTCTTGGCTTCGGGATGGCCTCAAACCACGCTGCATAACCCGAGATCTCAAATGGGGAACCCCTGTGCCCTTAAAAGGCTTTGAGGACAAG GTATTCTATGTCTGGTTTGATGCCACTATTGGCTACTTGTCCATCACAGCCAACTACACAGACCAGTGGGAGAGATGGTGGAAGAACCCAGAACAA GTGAACCTGTATCAGTTCATGGCCAAAGACAATGTTCCCTTCCACGGCTTAGTTTTTCCATGTTCAGCTTTAGGAGCTGAGGACAACTATACCTTGGTCAGCCACCTCATTGCTACAG AGTACCTGAATTATGAGGATGGGAAATTCTCCAAGAGCCGGGGCGTGGGAGTGTTTGGTGACATggcccaggacacagggatccCTGCTGACATCTGGCGCTTCTATCTGCTCTACATTCGGCCTGAGGGCCAGGACAGTGCCTTCTCTTGGACAGACATGTTGCTCAAGAATAATTCTGAACTGCTTAACAACCTGGGCAACTTCATCAATAG AGCTGGGATGTTTGTGTCTAAGTTTTTTGGGGGTTATGTGCCAGAGATGGTGCTTACTTCAGATGATCGGCGCCTGGTGGCACATGTCACCCTGGAACTCCAGCACTACCACCAGCTGCTGGAGAAGGTCCG GATCCGGGAGGCCCTCCGCAGTATCCTAACCATCTCTCGCCATGGCAACCAGTACATTCAGGTGAATGAGCCTTGGAAGCGGATTAAAGGCAGTGAGGCTGACAG GCAGCGGGCCGGGACTGTGACAGGCCTGGCAGTGAACATAGCTGCCTTGCTGTCCGTCATGCTGCAGCCTTACATGCCCACGGTCAGTGCCACCATCCAGGCCCAGCTGCAGCTGCCACTGCCGGCTTGCAGCATCCTGCTCACAAACTTCCTGTGCACCCTACCAGCTGGACACCAGATTGGCACA GTCAGTCCCTTATTCCAAAAATTGGAAAATGACCAGATTGAAAGTTTGAGGCAGCGCTTTGGCGGAGGCCAG GCCCAAGTGCCCCCCATGCCAGTTGTCGTAGAGGCTGCGGCCACAGCTGCTCCGCGGCAGGTACAAGTGCTCATGGATGAAGTGGCAAGACAG GGCAACATCGTCCGAGAACTGAAAGCGCAGAAGGCAGACAAGAACCAGGTTGCTGCTGAGGTGGCTAAGCTCTTGGATCTGAAGAAACAGTTGGCTCTAGCTGAGGGGAAACCCCTTGAAACCccgaaaggaaagaagaaaaagtga
- the MARS1 gene encoding methionine--tRNA ligase, cytoplasmic isoform X2 translates to MGSYRAAVVQGKKGEDVLGLVRRALTHIDQSLSRRSCPFLAGETESLADVVLWGALYPLLQDPAYLPEELGALHSWFQTLSSQEPCQRAAETVLKQQGVLALRPYLQKQPQPGSFEGRAVSNEPEEEELATLSEEEISMAVTAWEKGLENLPPLRPQQNPVLPVAGERNVLITSALPYVNNVPHLGNIIGCVLSADVFARYSRLRQWNTLYLCGTDEYGTATETKAMEEGLTPQEICDKYHAIHANIYRWFNISFDIFGRTTTPQQTKITQDIFQRLLTRGFVLEDTVEQLRCERCARFLADRFVEGVCPFCGYEEARGDQCDKCGKLINAIELKKPQCKVCRSCPVVKSSRHLFLDLPKLEKRLEEWLGKTLPGSDWTPNARFIIRSWLRDGLKPRCITRDLKWGTPVPLKGFEDKVFYVWFDATIGYLSITANYTDQWERWWKNPEQVNLYQFMAKDNVPFHGLVFPCSALGAEDNYTLVSHLIATEYLNYEDGKFSKSRGVGVFGDMAQDTGIPADIWRFYLLYIRPEGQDSAFSWTDMLLKNNSELLNNLGNFINRAGMFVSKFFGGYVPEMVLTSDDRRLVAHVTLELQHYHQLLEKVRIREALRSILTISRHGNQYIQVNEPWKRIKGSEADRQRAGTVTGLAVNIAALLSVMLQPYMPTVSATIQAQLQLPLPACSILLTNFLCTLPAGHQIGTVSPLFQKLENDQIESLRQRFGGGQAQVPPMPVVVEAAATAAPRQVQVLMDEVARQGNIVRELKAQKADKNQVAAEVAKLLDLKKQLALAEGKPLETPKGKKKK, encoded by the exons ATGGGAAGCTACAGAGCTGCAG TGGTCCAAGGCAAGAAGGGGGAAGATGTTCTTGGCCTAGTCCGGAGAGCCCTAACTCACATTGACCAAAGCTTGAGTCGTCGGAGCTGTCCTTTCCTAGCTGGG GAGACAGAATCTCTAGCTGACGTGGTTTTGTGGGGAGCTCTCTACCCATTACTTCAAGACCCAGCCTACCTCCCTG AGGAATTGGGTGCCCTGCACAGCTGGTTCCAGACCCTGAGTTCTCAGGAGCCATGTCAGAGAGCTGCAGAGACTGTGCTGAAGCAGCAGGGTGTCCTGGCCCTCCGGCCCTACCTCCAGAAGCAGCCCCAGCCTGGCTCCTTTGAGGGGAGGGCTGTCAGCAATGAGCCTGAG GAGGAGGAGCTGGCTACTCTCTCTGAGGAGGAGATCTCCATGGCTGTAACTGCTTGGGAGAAGGGCCTGGAAAACTTGCCTCCACTTCGGCCACAGCAGAATCCTGT GCTGCCTGTGGCTGGGGAGAGGAATGTGCTCATCACTAGCGCCCTCCCATATGTCAACAATGTCCCACACCTTGGAAACATCATTGGTTGCGTGCTGAGTGCTGACGTCTTTGCCAG GTACTCCCGCCTCCGCCAGTGGAACACCCTCTATCTGTGTGGGACAGATGAGTACGGTACGGCGACAGAAACCAAGGCTATGGAGGAGGGTTTGACCCCCCAGGAGATCTGTGACAAGTACCATGCCATACATGCCAACATCTACCGCTGGTTTAATATCTCATTTGATATTTTTGGTCGTACCACTACTCCACAGCAGACCAA AATCACGCAGGACATCTTCCAGCGGTTGTTGACCCGAGGTTTCGTGCTGGAAGACACTGTGGAGCAGCTGCGGTGTGAACGCTGTGCCCGCTTCCTGGCTGACCGCTTCGTGGAGGGCGTGTGTCCCTTCTGTGGCTACGAGGAGGCCCGGGGTGACCAGTGTGACAAGTGTGGCAAGCTCATCAATGCCATTGAGCTCAAG AAGCCTCAGTGTAAAGTCTGTCGGTCCTGCCCTGTGGTGAAGTCCTCTCGGCACCTGTTCCTGGACCTGCCTAAG CTGGAAAAACGACTGGAGGAGTGGTTGGGGAAGACATTACCTGGCAGTGACTGGACACCCAATGCCCGGTTCATTATTCGTTCTTGGCTTCGGGATGGCCTCAAACCACGCTGCATAACCCGAGATCTCAAATGGGGAACCCCTGTGCCCTTAAAAGGCTTTGAGGACAAG GTATTCTATGTCTGGTTTGATGCCACTATTGGCTACTTGTCCATCACAGCCAACTACACAGACCAGTGGGAGAGATGGTGGAAGAACCCAGAACAA GTGAACCTGTATCAGTTCATGGCCAAAGACAATGTTCCCTTCCACGGCTTAGTTTTTCCATGTTCAGCTTTAGGAGCTGAGGACAACTATACCTTGGTCAGCCACCTCATTGCTACAG AGTACCTGAATTATGAGGATGGGAAATTCTCCAAGAGCCGGGGCGTGGGAGTGTTTGGTGACATggcccaggacacagggatccCTGCTGACATCTGGCGCTTCTATCTGCTCTACATTCGGCCTGAGGGCCAGGACAGTGCCTTCTCTTGGACAGACATGTTGCTCAAGAATAATTCTGAACTGCTTAACAACCTGGGCAACTTCATCAATAG AGCTGGGATGTTTGTGTCTAAGTTTTTTGGGGGTTATGTGCCAGAGATGGTGCTTACTTCAGATGATCGGCGCCTGGTGGCACATGTCACCCTGGAACTCCAGCACTACCACCAGCTGCTGGAGAAGGTCCG GATCCGGGAGGCCCTCCGCAGTATCCTAACCATCTCTCGCCATGGCAACCAGTACATTCAGGTGAATGAGCCTTGGAAGCGGATTAAAGGCAGTGAGGCTGACAG GCAGCGGGCCGGGACTGTGACAGGCCTGGCAGTGAACATAGCTGCCTTGCTGTCCGTCATGCTGCAGCCTTACATGCCCACGGTCAGTGCCACCATCCAGGCCCAGCTGCAGCTGCCACTGCCGGCTTGCAGCATCCTGCTCACAAACTTCCTGTGCACCCTACCAGCTGGACACCAGATTGGCACA GTCAGTCCCTTATTCCAAAAATTGGAAAATGACCAGATTGAAAGTTTGAGGCAGCGCTTTGGCGGAGGCCAG GCCCAAGTGCCCCCCATGCCAGTTGTCGTAGAGGCTGCGGCCACAGCTGCTCCGCGGCAGGTACAAGTGCTCATGGATGAAGTGGCAAGACAG GGCAACATCGTCCGAGAACTGAAAGCGCAGAAGGCAGACAAGAACCAGGTTGCTGCTGAGGTGGCTAAGCTCTTGGATCTGAAGAAACAGTTGGCTCTAGCTGAGGGGAAACCCCTTGAAACCccgaaaggaaagaagaaaaagtga
- the DDIT3 gene encoding DNA damage-inducible transcript 3 protein translates to MAAESLPFSFGTLSSWELEAWYEDLQEVLSSDENGGTYISPSGNKEEESETFTTLDPASLAWLTEEPGPAEVTNSSQSPRSPDSSQSSLAQEEEEEDQRKPRKRKQSGQSPAVAGKQRMKEKEQENERKVAQLAEENERLKQEIERLTREVEATRRALIDRMVNLHQA, encoded by the exons ATGGCAGCTGAGTCCTTGCCTTTTTCCTTCGGGACACTGTCCAGCTGGGAGCTGGAAGCCTGGTACGAGGACCTGCAAGAAGTGCTGTCCTCAGATGAAAATGGGGGTACCTACATTTCCCCCTCTGGAAACAAGGAG GAAGAATCAGAAACCTTCACCACTCTTGACCCTGCCTCTCTGGCTTGGCTGACTGAGGAGCCAGGACCAGCAGAGGTCACAAACAGCTCCCAGAGCCCTCGCTCTCCAGATTCCAGTCAGAGCTCCCTGGctcaggaggaagaagaagaagaccagaGAAAACCCAGGAAGCGGAAACAGAGTGGTCAGTCCCCAGCTGTGGCTGGAAAGCAACGcatgaaggagaaagaacaagagaatgaaaggaaagtGGCACAGCTAGCTGAAGAGAATGAACGACTCAAGCAGGAAATTGAGCGCCTGACCAGGGAGGTAGAGGCGACTCGCCGAGCTCTCATTGACCGAATGGTTAATCTGCACCAAGCATGA